In Plasmodium vivax chromosome 14, whole genome shotgun sequence, the genomic window TACCCAGGGGACTCTCCCACTCTGCACGCGCGGATGTATGCTCATGGGTAAACTCAAACGAATGCGCACATGCGCAATTACGCACACTGCGAAGGGGCAACGTGCCGCCTCATCTACAATGCGTTTACAATTAAGCTTCGAACCTACACCGATCCACCCGTTGCGTTTGTTTACGTGGGCGCAGGAAGTGAAATGGGGTGCACAGCAGGGGTATGAACCGCTTGCGCCAGTTTATCCCAATTAGGGGGAAGATCCCCGTGTTCAAATTTAGTAGCAGCATGGTGAGGAATACAAAAATGCTTTACGTGTAGGTACATAAATGTGTATGCATAAGTGGATGTGCTTTTAGGCGATAAACTAtacgtatgtttttttttttaaaaaaaggccccCAAAATGTTGGAGTTATTCCAATGCAGAAGCGGTTCGAATGAGTGGGCACCTTATGTGTGCACGGAATTCCTTCGCAAGGCCCCTCCAATGTTCCTTTTGccgttttgctgctttgtagctttgctgtttttttttttttttttttttccttccccactAAAGcgttttccaatttttcaaCCGCTCTACCCCACCCGCCTCGCGCAATCGTGAGAGTGAATTATAGCTCATTAAAAAGGCCTATCAAGTGGATAGCGAGCAAATCTACGTGAGCGTCGCGGGGTAAATTCCGTAACAGGTTCGTTAATTATTCGCGTGCAAGTGGCCATGTACccgtttgcatttttttttttttttttccctacgtGCGACGCCGCCGCAGTGCGAGGCACCACTTCGTCCCAGCAGAGGGAGTTTTTATGCCCGACAACGTTGACACAGTTATCCAAGTGAGAGGTGTGCGGCGTTGAGGCAGCTCCGCCGCGTTTTGTTTGTTCCGTTTGTTTCGTTTGCCCCTTCGCGTCCGCCCTGCctgatttttttaagtgaGGCAAAGAGGCGCAGCGCGGATTAATGCGCCATGCGAAATGTACACCAAActgtgtggaaaaaaaaaaaggcgccctttcccccccaaatgtaGATCGCCAACTGTATTTGCCAATCGCGCATGCAGATAAAAAGCTCATTTTGTGAGGAACCTCAAGTTGTGTTTTATTCCCCGATGCGGTGACATCAtatggccttttttttttttcgacatttatattttcccctgggtgtacatgttcatttttgtttttctttttttttatcacatcGTAGTAATACGGATGGTGAACTGCAGCGGAAGGGGGGCCACACAACTGTGtgattactttttttttttttttggaggttCTCCCTTTAGTTAAATACACCTCTACCGCAACGACGTCGTCCGCTGGGACGGGGAAAGACACGCATTACctcatttcattttgctacAACACATTCTGAATGCGGAGTCCCTTTTTAACATTGCATACAGAGAAGGGGCAATATGCTTTTACTTCCCACCCACCCCTGATGTGTTAACGTCCATACGATTTTGCTAAACTGTGCATAGGGATGCCCTGCGAAAAGACCTTTGCGCGAATggctttctttttaactTGAAACGGAGGGGATATCATAATGAGGTAGATTAAAGGGGGTGAGAGGGGCAAACAACATGAGGACTTGTTTACACATCGTCTGACGTGCGATGAGAGTTGAGAGATGCCTCCACGTACGTATCCCCTTTCGATGTATGCGCGAAGGTGAAAGCAATACGAACATGCCGCCAACAGGGAAGGCGCTGTTTTGACTGTGCTCATGTGCAGGCATATTTCCCCAGCAAATGAATCCTTCATCAGATTTGGCAAGAGGGACAAAGAAAAGGAACGCTCTGCAGGCTGTGCCATTTGGTTTATAACGCAGGGTTATGCCTGTTCCCCAGGGAGGGAGACACAAATGGAGCATCAATCcagttaaagaaaaaaaaaaaaaaaggggaaaaaatgaaaagcataCATTTCCCCTCTTCAGAACACACCGCACGTCCCTCCTATGCCATTCGCTTGTGGCACAAGCTGCACACACACCTTTTCTGGCCacttttcttcctcacccATTTGTGGCCGTCTTCGCTCATTTggtcattttccccctttgtttgcccctttttttggcctttttttttttttttttttcatgtagcTACTTCGAGGAGGTCACTTCGAATTAaatgcttccccttttaagaaaatgagctccatatttttacgtttaaagaaaaaaaaaaaaaaaggccaaaaaaaggtgatGAACAGCTCAGACTGCCAGTGTGTCATTTGCGTCAACTGTTCGCAATTTTCACgtcattttaaaagataaaaattggGGAGCATTCTTCCAGGGGATTGCTTCCCCCGCTTGGGAAACGTACGTGTAGTGCCCTCTGCATTTGCGCTGCTAACCTGGTTGgcgtatttttatttacgaATTTCTTTTACGCAGCTTTGCGTCAACCATTTgggtgttaaaaaaaatacccattttgtaatttaaaatttaaaattttaaatttaaaatataaaagcttttttttttttttttttttttttgtcttttttggCTTTCTCATTAAATCCATCCTTTCGTTCACTGCTTAACGTCGCGGGAAGGGCGAACGATGGATGATCCCGCTTACCGGCACCTCATGCGCTTTCCCCTATAGCGTATGCGCCTATGTGGcttgtgtgtgcatatggcCCCTTCGGGGTTCTCTGGTGTAGTGGCAAAAATGGCCCTTCACTTAACATTGTTAATTTATGTAAGCGTCGTTTTTGCGTTGCCATGAGGGCAGATGTGCACATGATGATTACACATGCGTATGCGCATATGTGTGCATCTTTCCACTCGTCCCTTCGTTCTTCCtagtgtatgcatatatacacatgcatacatacacatatatattttttttttctcctttgttttgccccccttttattttattatgttttattttttccctcttgtgaagtaaaatttgtttgtttttccccgcGTGCTACGCACACCCATAATTAAATCcaaatttgttaacaaaCTTCCGACATGCGGCATGCGTTGTGCACCTCACTTGGTGTGTTTGCAACAAACCCGTCGAACGCCCATCGTGGGAGTGTGGCCTCTTTTAACGATCACGCAAAtggcgcggaaaaaaaaaaaaaaaagaaagaaatttcTATAAATTCGTTTACGCGTGTGCGTGTATACACATTCGTTGCTACTACATTTGTGCATACACACTTCGTTCTGTCGTTGTTCCATCGTGCTGCCCCCTTACCCCAAGCAAACTTCATCACACAGTCatgcatccatttttttttgtttaacacTGTTCATACGTTGTTTTAAGCATGACGGGGGATGCAACctgggggaaaagaaaacgtAAAAACTGAGCGATCGCGCTGattaaaaaaacaccaaTCGAACGGAAATGGCCTGGGTGTACCGACGGAGGTAAACCTCCCAAATCGAACGAACAGAACTACAAATCGAGCGATTGAATTTTGACGAACGAGTGAGCGAACAACTCTTCGTCCCTTGCCTGGaaggtgaatttttttttttttttttttacgttactTTATTTACTATTGCTAcgtttgttttgtttcatttgttGCCATTccacatgggggggaaaaaaaaaatgcgaaaatcGCGCGAAATTGTGagaaatgaattttttttttttttttttttttttcttcccccccccttcccttTCAGTGGCGAATTCCCGAGCACAACATGTCGTAGCAGAGGCTAGGGGTTCCTCCTAAAGGGGATGCCGCGTGCGCGATAGCGGTAGGTACACGTATGTGCCACGCAACGCACGCATGTGTACATTCCCTGCTGCGTGGaaaatacctttttttttgcgtccaCAGCAAGTGTATGTTTGAGCGTATTACATTTCGCATTCGCAAGCGTCACGAGATGGTTTGCGTGATAAAGGTCATCACCCCAGGTGTGCATGTAAAAACAATTCGCCATGCACATCCTGATCGCGCGGAAAGTCGTGACCAGCCTTTCTCTCTCTCCATCAAAATTGCATGTTGTGCGTGTTTGTACGACGGCTACAATAATGCATCACCTGTTACGTGTCACGTGTGACGTGCCGCCTGGCGTACCCTCCGGACGTACACGCTCGCGCGTATGCACGTGTGTGATGAATCTGCGTGCTGCAAAGGAAAGCATCCGAAtgggtgaagaaaaaaataaaaataaagtcaagaaaaacaaatcaaACTGAGCTGACCGAACTGACGAATTGACGTGAATTTTATGCCACGCGAAGCTACATGTGAGCTACACGTAAGCTACACAGTTTTGCATCACTGCGCGCTATGCATGCTGTGATGTGTCGCGCTGCGTTGCGAAGAACAAACACCTTTtgtcgcaaaaaaaaaaaacaaaataagcgCGTGATTTAGCCATGTTATTTACACTGCATCGCGTCCGTGGAACGTATCGTCTCATGCGAACCgatctgctttttttttttttttttttttttttgtcgtgCCTTCTGCGCTCCTCTGAAGGCTGCAACCTTTTGGCCGACTACATATAGACCATTTTATACACGAGAGAGCGCTCCGTCCGTAAAATGCGCCTACTGTGAGTGGCATGCGCATGGGGGGTGCGTGCATACGGCGCTAACTTGCTTGCACAGTCTCGCACAGTCTCGCGCAGGGTGCGTACGCATACGGCTGGGGCGCACTCTGGCTGAGTGTATGGCTGTTGGGAACTCCAGCAGTTTCCTTGCTCGCAATCCGCATGTTCGTATGCCCATACGCGAATACACCCGTATGCTTATggcgcgcttcccccctccatgGCATAGAACCTTCGGCAAAGCCCTCCTCGCGCAGTACCTTCCCCCCACCACGCTGGCATACCCATATGGAATGCATGTAAATGGGAAGCAAACATATGCATTTGGCCACTCAAGGGGGATGCAACtggaataaaaattttatgtacatgcatAATTTTGCATTATACGCACGTATGCTTACGCTTCtgctttttgtttttcacccCGCTGTGACCACTTGCGTAGGAAGAACTGACTCTCTTGTGACCATCGGCGCTCCGAATTTggtgaaaaggagaaaacgcGAGGGTTACGCACATGCGCAAGAAGAAGTGGCGGGGGCATCTGTTGTATGCGTTTGCCAAAGGGTTAGGCCGATGGTGCATACGTATACGTATacatttacatgtacatacatatgcgtatacatttacatgtacatacatatgcgtatacatttacatgtacataatCCACCCCCGCGCATACCCCCCTGCGCGAAGATGCGAGTCGGGGGAAATTTTCTCTCCAGCTGAAACGAGAAAACGCGGGATTCGCGGCGAAGCCACGTGCATTCATCCCACAAGCGCCTACGCAAATATAAAGGCAAATTTGCACAAATATAAGCATGCGCATTTATGCGCGTTCaaatgcatatacatttatgcGTATTAATATGCATAACCATTTATGCGCCTCCACTTGCAAAGGCTTGCGCGGGCAACCCGGTCAGGTCAGTtgctttctccccttttgcaattGCCGAGCTAGTTTGCTCTCCGGCACCCCCCCGacgtgagaaaaaaaaaaaaaaaaaaaaaaaaaaaaaaatcctccgTTTATTATCCCCCTACtacattattatacatatttttgtaaaaacacGGCTAATTTTCCCGAGAGCTGCATTGCAATTCGCAGCAGTTGGATTAGCTGCTCTCACTCTGGTCGCGATAGGAAAGCTACGgagtaaaaggaaaaacaaaaataaaaggggcaCTTCCTCTCCATTTTAAGAGTGGCCCTCCCCGACCTGTTTACGCAAAAGGGATAAGCCGGCACGCGACAAATGTGCGTAATCGTGTAAGCATACGTTGttcatatgttcatatgcTGGTGCTGAGGTAGCAGTAAATACATGCAGCCTGGTCCCCACGGCGCTTTTCTCCCTCTGCACATGTGAGGTGCAtgcaaataatatatatataataatatatatataacatatatgtatgtatatgaatttacatatacatatgtacgcgCTATACGCGTATGGGGTTGCGCATGCCTAGCCGCAAACCGGCGCGCCGACACCTACGCGTGCGTGGGTGTGTAGGTAGCAGGCCCCGGCTTACCGCTGGGGGGTGAATGGCATAAAGCACATGCAAAGCAACGCAGCGCGGGGCACCTCAAAGTatagcatatatatttaaaatattttatttgtatgtATATCCTTACGTGCGCAGTTTACACGACGcgtattgaaaaaaaaaaaaaaaaataaaaaaaaaaaataaataaaataaaaaaagaaaccccATAGCGACAAGTAGCAAAATAAGTGTAGTGGTAGCGCTACTATATATTCCCATCCCTaatgtgtaatttttatttttttttatactttgtGCTGAGTTGcgcgtaaaaataaattaccgGTTTGATTGCATCCTGTGAGAAAACCGCGTgcttgtaaatttttttttttttttttttctccctctttgtACCTGTTTTCACATTTCGAATTGACTGAACTGGGAAGTTAACATTTGCTATGTTACGCCATGTTACGTTGCGGTATGCAATCGCGAGCCTGCCGAGGATCCGCGATGCAAGAAATCATCACCCCGTTATTTGAGTTCCCCTTTGGTACCACatgatattatatatatgcttttgTGCACGAATGCAAAGGGATGTGGTATGCATCCGAGGTATAAAGTAGCGCCACACGAGAGAGGCgtgcaaatatatatacatgtacgtcGCACCGCGCCGCGTCACCTGTATTGTTATATATG contains:
- a CDS encoding hypothetical protein (encoded by transcript PVX_100530A), which gives rise to MLLLNLNTGIFPLIGINWRKRFIPLLCTPFHFLRPRKQTQRVDRCRTKKQYKNRRHFRGYYYRWMGSY